The Nitrospira tepida genome includes a window with the following:
- a CDS encoding BON domain-containing protein, giving the protein MLKTLVGAFCLTAVLGFAACQSTTGKTGGQTMTDSRITAAVQAKLTADRMSNFARVDVDTERGVVNLSGIVPSAEQKSRAEDLTRQVAGVRRVNNNLQIQR; this is encoded by the coding sequence ATGTTGAAGACACTTGTGGGGGCGTTCTGTCTCACGGCGGTCCTGGGATTCGCAGCCTGTCAGTCGACAACCGGAAAGACAGGCGGTCAAACCATGACGGACAGCCGAATCACTGCGGCGGTTCAGGCGAAGCTGACCGCGGACCGGATGTCGAATTTTGCCAGGGTGGACGTGGATACCGAGCGAGGCGTGGTGAACCTAAGCGGGATCGTGCCATCGGCCGAGCAGAAGAGCCGGGCGGAGGACCTCACGCGTCAGGTCGCAGGCGTGAGGCGCGTCAATAACAACCTGCAGATTCAGCGGTAG
- a CDS encoding YtxH domain-containing protein, which translates to MHRDDQYDDNYGNDAAGWSTFLAGAFLGAGLALLFAPRTGSELRGMLRDYASRATDDLVERGREALDTAVERGKDYIERGQEAVQETGRAAREYARSGQEKLKDVGKETVAQFKNMGQEASNRT; encoded by the coding sequence ATGCATAGGGATGATCAATACGATGACAACTATGGGAACGATGCGGCCGGCTGGTCCACGTTTCTCGCCGGAGCCTTCCTCGGGGCCGGATTGGCGCTGCTCTTTGCGCCGCGAACCGGCTCCGAGCTGCGCGGCATGCTGCGCGATTATGCTTCCCGGGCAACCGACGATCTGGTGGAGCGAGGCCGCGAGGCTCTGGATACGGCGGTTGAGCGCGGAAAGGACTATATCGAGCGTGGTCAGGAGGCTGTACAGGAAACCGGACGGGCCGCCCGGGAATACGCGCGGAGCGGACAGGAGAAACTGAAGGATGTAGGAAAGGAAACGGTGGCTCAATTCAAAAATATGGGTCAAGAGGCCAGCAACCGCACATAG
- a CDS encoding glycosyltransferase family 4 protein, which yields MKIAQVAPLWESVPPQCYGGTERIVSYLTDELVRLGHDVTLFATADSVTAAKLDPVYPKALRLAKDLSCREAPIFLQLEQAFGAKAEQFDLIHSHVDLMGFPFARRCRTPVVTTLHGRLDLPELLPIFEEFPEMPVVSISNAQRRPLGWVNWQDTVYHGLPPTLYDFHPQPGQYLAFLGRIAPEKRPDHAIAVAKAVGMPIRIAAKVDPSDRDYFTTKIEPLLDHPLVEYVGEINDAEKNDFLGDAYALLCPYDWPEPFGLVLIEALACGTPVLAYRRGSIPEVIEDRETGIICEDLSEMIRSVEGVERIDRRRCRDHFEARFTVQRMVRDYVTVYERLLEGRSLVPTAAMPAALEQPIRLPEPAAGF from the coding sequence ATGAAAATTGCACAAGTTGCCCCGCTGTGGGAAAGCGTGCCTCCGCAATGTTATGGCGGCACGGAGCGGATCGTGTCCTATCTCACGGATGAGCTGGTCCGCTTGGGACATGACGTCACCCTGTTCGCCACCGCGGATTCCGTGACGGCCGCCAAGCTCGACCCGGTCTATCCAAAGGCCCTTCGACTGGCCAAAGACCTCTCCTGCCGCGAGGCGCCGATCTTTTTGCAGCTCGAACAGGCGTTCGGCGCTAAAGCCGAGCAATTCGATCTCATCCATTCCCACGTCGATCTCATGGGGTTTCCATTCGCGCGCCGCTGCCGCACTCCGGTCGTGACAACGCTCCACGGCCGGCTGGACCTGCCCGAGTTGCTGCCGATCTTCGAGGAATTTCCCGAGATGCCGGTGGTTTCCATTTCCAACGCGCAACGCCGGCCTCTCGGCTGGGTGAATTGGCAGGACACCGTCTACCATGGGCTCCCGCCCACCCTGTATGATTTTCATCCGCAACCGGGCCAATACCTGGCGTTCCTCGGCCGCATCGCGCCGGAGAAGCGTCCCGATCATGCGATTGCCGTCGCGAAGGCCGTCGGCATGCCGATCCGGATCGCGGCCAAGGTCGATCCGAGCGACCGCGACTATTTCACGACGAAGATTGAGCCGTTACTGGATCATCCGCTGGTGGAATATGTCGGGGAGATCAACGATGCAGAAAAAAACGATTTCCTCGGCGACGCGTACGCGCTCCTCTGCCCCTATGACTGGCCCGAACCCTTCGGACTCGTGCTGATCGAGGCCCTGGCCTGCGGCACGCCGGTCTTGGCCTATCGGCGTGGCTCGATTCCCGAGGTGATCGAAGACCGGGAGACAGGAATCATTTGCGAGGATCTGTCCGAGATGATCCGCTCGGTGGAGGGCGTTGAGCGGATCGATCGGCGGCGCTGCCGCGACCATTTTGAAGCGCGTTTCACGGTCCAGCGCATGGTGCGCGATTATGTCACCGTCTACGAACGGTTGCTCGAAGGACGGAGCCTGGTTCCGACGGCGGCCATGCCCGCCGCTCTGGAGCAGCCGATCAGATTGCCCGAGCCGGCCGCGGGATTTTAA
- the ligD gene encoding DNA ligase D has protein sequence MGLRQYWNKRNFKKTPEPRGHAKPASGRWQFVIQKHAASRLHYDFRLELDGTLKSWAVPKGPSLNPSDKRLAVHVEDHPLDYADFEGIIPPKQYGAGTVLLWDRGTWSPIGDPRSGYRRGRLKFLLFGRKLRGAWNLVRMGSRGEKGKEHWLLIKEDDEEANRGKDRDITTLTESVASGRTMEQIAADRRRVWQSNRDGRSKTRSRAKPKALDPAEVPRSRKAAMAEWAPPQLATLVDRTPEGADWVHELKYDGYRILCSIRDGRAKLFTRNGHDWTSRLQRLAHAAEGLPVREAWLDGEIVAVEPDGTISFQSLQNSFDTRSEANLVYYLFDLLYLDGYDLRSVALVERKRLLASLLESMGPSPLIRYSDHIEGRGEVVFAEACRRGMEGLVSKKAAASYHAGRNRNWVKVKCGQRQEFVIGGFTDPSGARVGFGALLLGVHDEQGRLRFVGRTGTGFSERSLRQLHRRLTALEHTTSPFVNPPTGSEARGVHWVRPELVAEVAFAQWTGDGLLRQASFQGLREDKPAKEIVMEQPERKRQQDDREGRAARARRRRWAGIRAGRRNKPSAGDGRSANGPTMVAGVTLSHPDRVLYPEQGLTKIGLARYYEQVADWIMPHLEQRPLTLVRCPEGRAAECFYQKHAKDTVPEIVGRVKVQENRKTAVYMTADSLPALIGLVQMGVLELHTWGARRDRLDRPDRLVVDLDPDPEVPWKSVVEAAQLVRSLFHELELECFLKTTGGKGLHVVAPLQQVHAWDEVKSFSRALAEHLARLIPDRFVANMSKQKRKGKIYLDFLRNAKGATAIAPYSTRAKPRAPVSVPLTWDELSVDLRSDHFTVANVPGRLAELRRDPWKDYFTVKQRLTGRMVRALGMR, from the coding sequence ATGGGCCTTCGGCAATATTGGAACAAGCGGAACTTCAAGAAGACCCCGGAGCCGCGGGGACACGCCAAGCCTGCGTCCGGACGATGGCAATTCGTCATTCAAAAACATGCCGCCAGCCGGTTGCATTATGATTTCCGATTGGAGTTGGACGGGACGCTGAAAAGTTGGGCCGTCCCAAAAGGTCCCAGCCTGAACCCCTCTGATAAACGCCTTGCCGTTCACGTCGAAGACCATCCGCTGGATTACGCCGATTTCGAAGGGATCATCCCGCCCAAACAGTATGGAGCGGGGACGGTCCTGCTGTGGGACCGAGGAACCTGGTCTCCGATCGGAGATCCGCGGAGCGGATACCGGCGCGGCAGGCTGAAATTCCTCCTGTTCGGCCGGAAACTCCGGGGAGCTTGGAACCTGGTCCGCATGGGGTCCCGTGGAGAAAAGGGCAAGGAACACTGGTTGCTGATCAAGGAGGACGATGAGGAAGCCAACCGCGGCAAGGATCGTGACATTACCACGCTGACAGAGAGCGTGGCCAGCGGACGAACCATGGAACAGATCGCCGCCGACCGCCGGAGAGTGTGGCAGTCCAACCGCGACGGTCGTTCCAAAACGAGGTCCAGGGCGAAGCCGAAGGCGCTCGATCCCGCCGAGGTTCCGCGGTCGCGGAAGGCGGCCATGGCCGAGTGGGCGCCGCCCCAGCTTGCGACGCTCGTCGACAGGACGCCTGAAGGGGCTGACTGGGTCCATGAGCTCAAGTACGACGGCTACCGCATCCTCTGCTCGATTCGTGACGGCCGGGCGAAGCTGTTCACCAGGAACGGCCATGACTGGACGTCCAGGTTGCAGCGCCTCGCTCACGCGGCGGAAGGTTTACCGGTCAGGGAGGCCTGGCTGGACGGAGAGATCGTCGCCGTCGAGCCGGACGGGACGATCAGTTTTCAATCGCTTCAGAATTCGTTTGATACGCGATCCGAAGCCAATCTGGTTTACTATCTGTTCGACCTTCTCTATCTCGACGGCTATGACCTCCGGTCCGTTGCGCTGGTCGAGCGCAAACGCCTGCTCGCCTCGCTGCTGGAATCCATGGGGCCGTCGCCGTTGATCCGGTACAGCGATCACATTGAAGGGCGGGGAGAGGTCGTCTTCGCCGAGGCCTGCCGTCGTGGGATGGAGGGATTGGTGTCGAAGAAGGCCGCGGCATCCTATCATGCCGGGCGTAACAGGAACTGGGTCAAGGTCAAATGCGGACAGCGACAGGAATTCGTGATCGGCGGATTTACGGACCCCTCCGGGGCGCGAGTGGGGTTCGGGGCATTGCTTTTGGGCGTCCATGATGAACAGGGACGGCTGCGGTTTGTCGGCAGGACCGGAACCGGATTTTCCGAGCGATCGCTCAGGCAATTGCATCGGCGGCTGACCGCGCTCGAGCACACGACATCGCCGTTCGTCAATCCGCCGACCGGCTCCGAGGCCCGCGGGGTCCATTGGGTGAGACCTGAACTGGTGGCCGAAGTGGCCTTCGCGCAATGGACCGGCGACGGGCTGCTTCGCCAAGCCTCGTTTCAAGGTTTGCGGGAGGATAAGCCGGCGAAGGAGATCGTCATGGAACAGCCGGAACGGAAGCGGCAGCAAGATGATCGTGAGGGGCGGGCAGCCAGGGCTCGGCGCCGCCGCTGGGCCGGCATCCGAGCCGGACGGCGGAACAAACCATCTGCCGGAGACGGGAGATCCGCGAACGGTCCGACCATGGTCGCCGGCGTCACCCTGTCTCATCCTGATCGTGTGCTCTATCCCGAGCAGGGCCTGACCAAAATCGGGCTGGCTCGATACTACGAGCAGGTGGCCGACTGGATCATGCCGCATCTTGAACAGCGACCCTTGACGCTTGTCCGTTGCCCGGAAGGCCGAGCCGCCGAATGCTTCTATCAAAAGCACGCGAAGGACACGGTGCCTGAGATCGTAGGCCGGGTGAAAGTTCAAGAAAACCGAAAGACGGCCGTCTACATGACGGCGGATTCGTTGCCCGCGCTGATCGGGCTCGTGCAGATGGGCGTGCTCGAACTGCATACCTGGGGAGCGCGACGAGACCGCCTCGACCGGCCCGATCGCCTCGTCGTCGATCTGGATCCGGACCCGGAGGTGCCCTGGAAATCCGTCGTCGAAGCAGCGCAGCTCGTCCGGAGTTTATTCCACGAATTGGAGCTGGAGTGCTTTCTCAAGACCACCGGCGGCAAGGGCCTCCATGTAGTCGCGCCGCTTCAACAGGTCCATGCCTGGGATGAGGTGAAATCCTTTTCGAGAGCCCTTGCCGAGCATCTCGCCCGGCTCATTCCCGATCGGTTTGTCGCGAACATGTCGAAACAGAAGCGCAAAGGAAAAATCTATCTCGATTTTCTGCGGAACGCGAAGGGAGCGACCGCGATCGCCCCCTATTCGACCCGTGCCAAACCCCGCGCCCCGGTCTCGGTGCCGTTGACCTGGGATGAATTGTCGGTTGATCTTCGCTCCGACCATTTCACGGTCGCCAACGTCCCGGGCCGCTTGGCAGAATTGCGCCGGGACCCATGGAAAGACTACTTCACGGTCAAGCAGCGATTGACCGGCCGCATGGTGCGGGCCCTCGGCATGCGATAA
- the ku gene encoding non-homologous end joining protein Ku — translation MPRSLWKGAISFGLVNIPVVLSSAENRNSFDLTMLDRRDMKPVGFKRYNKETGKDVPWEDIVKGYEYEKGRYVVLTEEDFRRANVEATQTVEIMSFVDAEAIPPTYFETPYYLVPDRRGEKGYALLRETLKKTDKLALATVVIRTRQYVCALIPRGEVIVLNTLRYADELKSTKDLDVPSANLKTVGVTAREIEMAAKLVEEMTEDWNPEKFRDTYHEDLMKLIEKRIKAGQTEVISEPEEEGATRAPAEVIDLMALLKKSVRAKEHKNGQRNRGKRAAGRHDRTVRRKSA, via the coding sequence ATGCCGCGCTCACTCTGGAAAGGCGCCATCAGTTTCGGATTGGTCAACATTCCGGTGGTCCTCTCTTCCGCCGAGAACCGCAACAGCTTTGACCTCACGATGTTGGACCGGCGGGACATGAAGCCGGTCGGGTTCAAGCGCTATAACAAGGAGACGGGAAAGGACGTGCCATGGGAGGACATCGTCAAAGGCTACGAATACGAGAAAGGGCGCTATGTGGTCCTCACCGAGGAGGACTTTCGACGCGCGAACGTGGAGGCGACTCAAACCGTCGAGATCATGAGCTTTGTGGACGCCGAAGCGATTCCGCCCACCTATTTCGAGACGCCGTATTATCTTGTGCCCGACCGGCGTGGGGAAAAGGGGTATGCGCTCCTCCGAGAGACGTTGAAGAAGACCGATAAACTCGCCCTCGCGACCGTCGTCATCCGCACCAGGCAATATGTCTGCGCGCTGATTCCGCGGGGCGAGGTCATCGTCCTGAATACCCTGCGCTATGCCGACGAGCTGAAATCCACGAAGGACCTCGATGTGCCGTCCGCCAACCTGAAAACGGTCGGCGTCACCGCGCGAGAAATCGAGATGGCGGCCAAGCTGGTGGAGGAGATGACGGAGGACTGGAACCCTGAGAAGTTCCGGGACACGTACCATGAGGACCTCATGAAGTTGATCGAGAAGCGCATCAAGGCCGGACAGACGGAGGTCATTTCGGAGCCGGAGGAAGAAGGCGCAACGCGAGCCCCCGCAGAGGTCATCGATCTCATGGCGCTGCTGAAGAAGAGCGTCCGGGCCAAGGAACACAAGAACGGGCAGAGGAATCGGGGCAAGCGGGCGGCCGGCCGCCATGACCGGACAGTCCGGCGCAAGAGCGCCTGA
- a CDS encoding YihY/virulence factor BrkB family protein: MKTGSTTASLDSSSPAYNPWKLGGLTLRELAGRLWHEMERDELLGRGAQLAYYFLLSLFPALIFLTALMGLFPIQNAMPELMAYLQNVLPEDALSLVQRYLEQVVQGSGGSLISLGLLGALWASSSGVTAIIESLNTVYGAKETRPFWKVRLVAILLTIALAGFIILSVTLVLYGEHIGSWIASFVGLGWLFELAWVLFQWPVAIGLMLVALAAVYYFCPDVEQDWRWVTPGSLLAVLLWLIVSLGFKLYVDNFSTYNKVYGSIAGVIVLMLWFYFCGITLLVGGELNAEIEKAARAQRAEAADGRPAALRAGEGQRASA, translated from the coding sequence ATGAAGACGGGATCGACCACCGCCTCGCTCGACAGCTCGTCCCCCGCCTACAATCCATGGAAGCTGGGCGGGCTCACCCTGCGTGAACTGGCCGGGCGGTTGTGGCATGAGATGGAGCGGGACGAGCTGCTTGGCCGCGGGGCGCAACTGGCTTACTATTTTCTGTTGTCTTTGTTTCCCGCGCTCATTTTCCTCACCGCCCTGATGGGATTGTTCCCGATTCAGAACGCCATGCCCGAATTGATGGCCTATCTCCAGAATGTCCTGCCAGAGGACGCCCTCTCGCTCGTCCAGCGTTATTTGGAGCAGGTGGTGCAAGGGAGCGGCGGGAGCCTGATCTCCTTGGGGCTTCTGGGCGCCCTCTGGGCGTCCTCCAGCGGCGTGACGGCGATCATTGAATCGCTGAACACCGTGTATGGAGCGAAGGAGACCCGGCCGTTTTGGAAAGTCCGGTTGGTGGCCATTTTGCTCACGATCGCGCTGGCCGGCTTCATCATCCTGTCGGTCACGCTCGTGCTCTATGGAGAACACATCGGCTCCTGGATCGCGAGTTTTGTCGGGTTGGGCTGGCTGTTCGAGCTGGCCTGGGTCCTGTTTCAATGGCCGGTTGCGATCGGCCTGATGCTGGTGGCGTTGGCGGCCGTATACTATTTTTGTCCCGATGTGGAGCAGGATTGGCGGTGGGTGACGCCAGGGTCGTTGCTCGCGGTCCTGCTGTGGCTCATCGTGTCCTTGGGCTTCAAGCTCTATGTGGACAACTTCAGCACCTACAACAAAGTCTACGGGTCGATTGCCGGCGTCATTGTCCTGATGCTTTGGTTTTACTTTTGCGGGATCACGCTGCTGGTCGGCGGCGAATTGAACGCCGAGATCGAGAAGGCCGCGCGGGCCCAACGGGCAGAAGCGGCCGACGGTCGGCCGGCCGCCTTACGGGCCGGGGAAGGACAACGGGCGTCGGCATGA
- a CDS encoding DUF748 domain-containing protein — MAQPLTIPRWLTWTVGIMAVLAVTVLVAAAVADEPVRRYVEQRVNDQLTVNGYTLRIGELDLHPLSFSLDLDQVSLVQNRHPEPPVVQIPTWHASVRWTELFKGRLVSDHVIQRPAINMTRPQAKTEIQESRDDRWQDAVRRIFPLRIDVFKVEDADVTYYDHPKARPLELTEVQCEVSNISNRGPEQEYPSTVKLDARLLQGRIKAEGKANFLAKPFAGAEVDFDLDNVPVEGFMGVTGRYSLLLKTGVLTANGRVEYSPWKQAADVRNLLLEGVKADYVYRRHPRDDARRKHVAEIVEEARNNPVLVVTVKRGKVLGGEFGFVNRSVDPDYRLFVGDVNAELDNFSTRLKDLEGGDAVVKLTGRLMGTGRTVATGTFRPEKPHPDFDLDVQIVKTELKALNNVFRAYTDTDLSKGHLSLFSEISIKNGRVNGYVKPIFKDVEVFDPDQDADKAWTKRVYERVIEGVVELLKNEERQQVAAETDVSGPVPSPRADTWKIVGTLIQNAFFKAILPGLEKEYGKA; from the coding sequence ATGGCCCAGCCGCTGACAATTCCTCGTTGGCTCACATGGACGGTCGGGATCATGGCCGTGCTCGCCGTCACCGTTCTGGTCGCGGCGGCGGTCGCGGATGAGCCGGTCCGCCGTTATGTCGAACAGCGGGTGAATGATCAGTTAACGGTAAACGGCTACACCCTCCGCATCGGCGAATTGGATCTGCATCCGCTGTCCTTCTCGCTGGATCTCGATCAGGTCTCGCTGGTGCAGAACCGGCATCCGGAGCCCCCCGTGGTCCAAATTCCCACATGGCATGCCAGCGTCCGCTGGACCGAGCTGTTCAAGGGAAGGCTTGTCAGCGATCATGTGATCCAGCGGCCGGCGATCAATATGACGCGGCCGCAGGCCAAGACGGAGATTCAGGAATCCCGGGACGACCGGTGGCAAGACGCGGTGCGCAGGATCTTTCCCCTTCGGATCGATGTGTTCAAAGTCGAAGATGCCGACGTCACGTATTACGATCATCCCAAGGCCAGGCCGCTGGAGTTGACTGAGGTGCAATGCGAGGTCTCGAATATCAGCAACCGTGGACCCGAGCAGGAATATCCGTCGACCGTCAAGCTCGACGCGCGGCTGCTCCAAGGCCGCATCAAGGCCGAGGGAAAGGCCAATTTTCTGGCCAAGCCGTTCGCGGGAGCCGAGGTGGACTTCGATCTGGACAATGTCCCCGTAGAAGGTTTCATGGGGGTGACCGGGCGATACAGCCTGCTGTTGAAAACCGGGGTGTTGACGGCGAATGGCCGCGTCGAATATTCGCCATGGAAACAGGCGGCGGACGTCCGGAACCTGCTGTTGGAAGGGGTCAAGGCCGATTATGTCTATCGCCGACATCCCCGCGATGACGCAAGGCGAAAGCACGTGGCCGAGATCGTGGAGGAGGCGCGCAACAATCCCGTCCTGGTCGTGACCGTGAAGCGCGGCAAGGTGCTGGGCGGCGAGTTCGGGTTCGTGAACCGATCCGTCGATCCGGACTACCGGCTGTTCGTCGGCGACGTGAACGCGGAACTGGACAACTTCAGCACCCGATTGAAGGATCTGGAAGGCGGGGATGCGGTGGTCAAGCTCACGGGCCGCCTCATGGGAACCGGCCGGACCGTGGCGACGGGGACGTTCCGGCCCGAAAAACCACATCCGGATTTCGACCTGGACGTGCAAATCGTCAAGACTGAGCTGAAAGCCTTGAACAATGTGTTTCGCGCCTACACCGACACGGACCTCTCCAAAGGCCATCTGTCGCTCTTCAGCGAGATCTCCATCAAGAACGGCCGGGTGAACGGATATGTGAAGCCCATCTTTAAGGACGTGGAGGTTTTTGATCCCGATCAGGACGCCGACAAGGCCTGGACCAAACGGGTCTATGAAAGGGTGATCGAAGGGGTGGTGGAGTTATTGAAGAATGAGGAACGGCAGCAGGTCGCCGCCGAGACCGACGTCTCCGGCCCGGTCCCCAGCCCCCGCGCGGATACGTGGAAGATCGTCGGGACGTTGATTCAGAACGCGTTCTTCAAGGCCATCCTCCCGGGGCTCGAAAAGGAGTACGGCAAGGCATGA
- a CDS encoding mechanosensitive ion channel family protein: MIETFLTEMEHQLAAWTPKIGMAVLVLAGFWIASSVARKVIVRLAANTEANLNFVLRLAARVVSGALLLFGSVTALGTIGVNVSALVAGLGLTGFALGFAMKDILSNLMSGLLILLYRPFSINDRITVTGLEGLVTEIDLRYTRLEKGSQTYLIPNSLLITNTIGLNRPE, translated from the coding sequence ATGATCGAGACCTTCCTCACTGAGATGGAGCATCAACTGGCGGCCTGGACGCCGAAAATCGGCATGGCGGTTCTGGTTCTTGCCGGGTTCTGGATCGCCAGTTCCGTGGCCCGTAAGGTGATCGTGAGGCTGGCTGCCAATACGGAGGCCAATCTCAATTTCGTGTTGCGTCTCGCTGCACGGGTCGTGTCCGGAGCCCTGCTTCTGTTCGGTTCCGTTACCGCGCTCGGAACGATCGGGGTGAACGTCTCCGCGCTGGTGGCGGGCTTGGGCCTCACGGGGTTCGCCTTGGGATTCGCGATGAAGGACATTCTGTCGAACCTCATGTCCGGTCTGCTCATTTTGCTGTATCGGCCCTTCAGCATCAACGATCGGATCACGGTGACGGGATTGGAAGGGTTGGTCACGGAAATCGACCTGCGCTATACGAGACTGGAAAAGGGGAGTCAGACCTACCTCATCCCTAATTCCTTGCTGATCACCAATACGATCGGTCTGAACCGGCCGGAATGA
- a CDS encoding MFS transporter, with protein sequence MAHGTAVSSILVRVRGLLTNRNVMWLFVGQAISQVGEGLSKVALLWFVYDLTGSALKMTMIGILQTLPPLLFGPFAGVLVDRVSKRTAMIVIDTARAGLLTLIPTLYWMDWLTLPSLYVLVFATAMFSMAFGPALKAMEPLLVKPHQLTQINALDQSTMTIGQLLGPAISGMLIAGIGAQNVLYANAGAFLLSVFCKVPIHVKETQRPAGRSSPLQAALHDLMEGIRFVLHKHRLMLLLMAVASLFMLGSTGFVYLLPVLAKDYLHADSVELGWQWASLSLGLLAVTLWMFSDPPEELCGRLWLIAAAALVGGGAMLGLTLMTSFVASAGLIAAIGASSGVVNPLVSASLQERTPKNMLARVFSVFNIGTLVAAMVGMTACGWIADRMGPIASLVAIAAVSILAAVLTAVLIPWCFLLRSREPKHMTATG encoded by the coding sequence ATGGCCCACGGTACCGCTGTCTCCTCGATCCTTGTGAGGGTGAGGGGGCTCCTGACGAATCGCAACGTCATGTGGCTGTTCGTCGGACAGGCGATCTCTCAGGTCGGCGAAGGGCTTTCCAAGGTGGCGTTGCTGTGGTTCGTCTACGACCTGACCGGGTCGGCGCTGAAGATGACGATGATCGGCATCCTCCAGACCCTCCCGCCGCTCCTGTTCGGCCCCTTCGCGGGCGTGTTGGTGGATCGAGTCTCGAAACGCACGGCCATGATCGTGATCGATACGGCCAGAGCGGGACTTCTGACTCTCATCCCGACGCTCTATTGGATGGACTGGTTGACCCTCCCGTCGCTCTATGTGCTGGTGTTCGCCACGGCCATGTTCTCCATGGCTTTCGGACCCGCGTTAAAGGCGATGGAACCGCTCTTGGTCAAGCCTCACCAACTGACGCAGATCAACGCGCTGGACCAAAGCACCATGACGATCGGTCAGCTCCTGGGACCAGCCATCAGCGGAATGCTGATCGCAGGCATCGGCGCCCAAAATGTGCTGTACGCCAATGCCGGCGCCTTTCTGCTGTCCGTATTCTGTAAAGTCCCGATCCATGTCAAGGAAACACAACGCCCCGCCGGTCGTTCCTCCCCGCTGCAGGCCGCTCTGCATGATCTGATGGAAGGGATTCGCTTCGTCCTCCATAAGCACCGGCTCATGCTGTTGCTGATGGCTGTGGCGTCGCTCTTCATGCTGGGTTCGACGGGGTTTGTCTATCTCTTGCCGGTGCTGGCCAAGGACTATCTCCATGCCGATTCCGTCGAACTCGGTTGGCAGTGGGCTTCCCTGAGCCTGGGCCTGTTGGCCGTGACCCTGTGGATGTTCAGCGATCCGCCGGAAGAATTGTGCGGGAGGCTCTGGTTGATCGCGGCGGCGGCCTTGGTTGGCGGCGGGGCGATGCTTGGGCTCACGCTGATGACTTCGTTCGTCGCGAGCGCGGGCTTGATTGCAGCCATCGGGGCCAGTTCGGGCGTCGTCAATCCGCTCGTCTCCGCATCGCTTCAGGAACGGACTCCCAAGAACATGCTGGCGCGCGTATTCAGCGTCTTCAATATCGGCACGCTCGTGGCGGCCATGGTCGGAATGACGGCCTGCGGATGGATCGCCGATCGCATGGGACCGATCGCGAGTCTCGTGGCGATCGCAGCCGTGAGTATTCTGGCCGCCGTGCTGACCGCGGTGTTGATCCCTTGGTGCTTCCTCCTGCGCTCTCGTGAACCGAAACACATGACCGCGACGGGATGA